The genomic interval AGGCGATCGAGGGCGTGCCGACGACGGGCGCCGCGAGAGAGCTTGCGCAACGTCTTGGAGTGGAGGCGCCGATCAGCTGCGCACTGTATGAGGTCTTGTTTGAGGGCCGGGCACCCGGGGAAGCTGTGATGGAGCTTATGTGCCGGCCATGGCGGGCGGAGGCAGAGGCCTGGCAATAACGTGGGACCGCAGTCTGCGCCGCTTGTCAGAGAGCGGTGGCGGGCAAGGATAGCCACCCCCGTAGGCCGCTTGGGCCTGCGGCTATTCGAGGCTGACATAAGCCTGCATCTGTGAGCCCCGAGGCCTGCAACCGGCTGGTTTCATGGCCATGAGGGGCTGTACCTAAGGGAGGGACCAAGGTGCCCAAGACGTGGAATAAAGCCGATCTCGTTGAGGCCGTTGCCGAAAAGGCCGAGCTGAGCAAGAAGGACGCAGGCGCAGCGCTGGACGCCATCATCGCTACGGTGACCGGCGCGCTGAAGAAGAAGGACAAGATCCAGCTCACGGGCTTCGGCAGCTTCGAGGTTCGGAAGCGGAAGGCACGCAAGGCCAAGAACCTGCAGACCGGCGAAGAGATCACTGTGCCGGCGAGCTGGGTACCCGCGTTCAAGGCCGGCAAGGGCCTCAAGGATTCCGTCAAGTAACTGACGGTACAGGTAGTACCCCTTGGGATGACGTTTACCGGGCGGCGCGAGCCGCTGCGGTGATGAGGTTCGGTCGGGGCGTAGCGCAGTTTGGTTAGCGCGTTGGACTGGGGGTCCAAAGGTCGGCGGTTCAAGTCCGCCCGCCCCGACCATTATCAAAAGTCATGATGGCGTCGCAGCTTTCGGCGGCGCGAATCCTAGGCAACCCTGGGCCGCCTGCATCAGGTTCACTGACGGGCGGCCCGTTCTGCGAGTCCGGGTGAGTCGCCGGTTGCGGTCCGGGGAAAGCTCCGGGCCGGAGCCGCTTTCCGTTGCGCCTGCCTCGTGCCCGGCCTCCATCAGCAAGGGAGCTTCCCAGCATGCCCAACGACCTCGCCGCACTGACCTATGCCCGCTACGAGCGCTACCTCAACCCCGGCATGGCCGCCCTCACCAAGTTCATGGGCGTGGAGACGGTGGAGGAGAGTTCCGAGGGCTGCTATGTGACCGGCACGGACGGCGTCCGCTACCTCGACTGCCTCGGTGGGCCGGGCGTCTTCACCATGGGGCACCGGCATCCCAAGATCGTCGAGGCCGTGCAGGCGCAGGCCGGCCGCATGCCCCTGGGTAGCCACTTCTTCCTCGACCCGATCACCGCCGAGCTGGCGGAGCGCATCGCCCAGATCACTCCGGGCGAGCTGCAGTACACCTTCTTTGGTAATTCCGGCGCGGAAGCTGTGGAGGGTGCGCTGAAGATGGCGCGCGGCTACACGAAGCGACCGCGCTATGTGGCTGCCGAAGGGGCCTTCCACGGCAAGACCTACGGGGCTCTCAGCGCCTCCGGACGCGAGGCCTACAAGACGCCCTTCCGGCCGCTGATGGAGGGCTTCACGCATGTGCCCTTTGGGGATGCCGACGCCCTGGCGGCCGCCGTGGATGAGCAGACGGCAGCGGTCATCCTGGAGCCGATTCAGTGCGAGGCGGGCATTCGGGTTCCGCCGGACGGCTACCTGCGAGCGGCTCGGGAGATTTGCGACCAGCACGGAGCGTTGCTGATTCTGGATGAGATTCAGACCGGCCTGGGACGCACCGGCAAGATGTGGGCCTGTGACTGGGACGGCATCGCGCCCGACATCATGACCATCGGCAAGGCCATCGGCGGCGGCGTGATGCCGCTGGCGGCCTTCGTCGCTCGGCCCGCAATCTGGGAAGTCTTTGCCGAGAACCCCTACATCCACAGCTCGACCTTCGGCGGCAATCCCCTGGCCTGCACGGCGGGTCTGAAGGCACTGCAAGTCATCGAGGAAGAGGGCCTCGCCGCCAAGGCGCAGGAGCGTGGCGAACAGCTCCTGGCAGGAGCGCAGCAACTGGGCGCCGAATTCGGCGATATCATCAAGGAAGTCCGTGGGCGCGGGCTGCTCGTGGGCATCGAGTTCGCGAACAGCGACGTGGGCGGCCTGGTGATCGCGGCGATGTTCCAGTACAAGATCATCGCTGCTTTCGCGATCAACAACCCGGAGGTTCTGCGCCTCGAGCCGCCGGCGGTGATCACGGAGCAGGAAGTGGATTACGTCATCGACAGCCTGCGTGGGTCGCTGGAAGCAGCGGCCGGCCTGCTCAAGTCGCTGGGGGAATAGGCGTCTGTGAGTGAAGGGCTGACGCAGTGAGTGTGAGGATAGGCCTCGCGCACGGCCGTCTGGTGTGGGTGGACGTGCGCGAGGAGGATTGCGAATGGATTATGAACCGGCACTACAGTACACCCGGCGCTCTCCCCATGCGCAACGGCGTCGGCGCAGGGCCCAACAGCAGTCCACGTGCTGCGGTTGCCTTCTGGCGCTGGTAATTGTTGTTGCCGGGATCATGGCTGCCCACGGGCCGCTGACGCGGTGGCGCGAGCATAAGCAGGAGCTTCGAGACGCAGCGAACCGCAGCCGGTTGTACTTCCCCCTGGAACTGACCACCGACTCCCAATGGTACTATCGCTACAGCCTCGTCACCATCGGCCTGCGACTTCAGGACCACGAGGGGCGTCCCATCAACACACCCCAGCCGCCGCAGCTCTTCGTGAGCCACCGCGGCAAGGTCGTGGAGACGATCGGCGGGGTCGACCGTCTGACGCCGCGCTATGACCCGACGACCCGGAGCTACGTCGCTCACTGGCCGGTGCCCTGGAATGCGCCCCTCGGCGTGTACACGATTGAGACTCGCTATCACATCGGCAAGCCGGAGGACTGGGCCTGGGAGACCGTCGAAGAGCAGATGAAGCGGCAGCGTGAGGCTCGCTCGAAGGCGAAGGGCAAGTCCGAGGCGCCCAAGCCGGAGGGTGAGACCTTCGCAGTCGCCCGCGCCTCCTTTGAGCTGAAAGGCAAGCCGGCTGCCGGAATCGCACCCGGGATGTGCGCCGCTACCTGGGAGGAGACACTGCCGACCGACGGGATCCAACTCCGCCGACCCAATGGGCAGATGGGCGACTGGCGAGCGATGTACGAGTGGTGCCAGTTCATGGGGGCCGATACGCTGTGGGTGCGGGGGGCGATCACGTCCTCTGCCACCACGACGCTGACTCTCGACGAGCCCTTCGTGAAGAGCAATCTGGCTGCGATCCCGCGTCTGGCGGCCGAGGCCCACCGTCGGCAACTTCGCTTTGGCGTCTGGGCCACGGCCTACGCGACTTTGCCCGAGAATCCCGCGAGCAATCCACGCAAGCCCAAGTACCTGTGGGCGCAGGACATCTCGCGGTCTACCGGCAAGACCTCGGACACTTCCTTTGTGTCCTTCCTGGACCAGCGGCGCGTGAAGCACCTGGCCGATTTCATGGCTACCATGCAGGCCGATCCGAACGTGGACCAGGTGGGACTGGACTACATGCGAACTGAGCCGGGCTACGAGCTCAGTGAGCGGTTCGCCGAGTCCATGCCGGTGGAGCTGCCCAAAGACTGGGACAAGATGAGCAGCAAGGACCGCTGGGTGTATGTGGCGAAGCGGGCCGAGCCGCCGGGATGCTATGAGCACCCGGAGTTCTACGATGCCTGGAACTGGTACCGGTCGCACCTGGGTGCGGAGATCCTCGCACGGACTGTCCAGCGGTCGAACCTGCAGAAGCCTCTGTGGGTGTTCATGCTGTGCTGGCGCCACGGCGCGCAGCACGGGCAGGACCCGCTGATGATGACGGACGCCGGTGTGACGATGCTGGCGCCGATGCTGTATCAGACCGATGTGCGGCAGTTCGACCAGTTCATCCTGCGCGAGTGGCCATCGTACCTGCGGGCGGGCGAGACGAATCTGATGCCCGGCGACCAGGTGGACAACTACTGGCACCAGCAACTCGGGCCGGAGGAGCTCTACCGGCGAATGCTGCGGGCTCACTATGAGTTCGTTCGCGGCGGAAGGACTCAGGGCGGCTTTTGGCACGACATCAGCCGTGCGGCACTGGCGGGGAACCTGGGACCCTACTCCGGCGCCGAATGGGCACTGGCCGGTGGTGCGGCCTTCAGCAAGATCCGCGAGAGCTGGAGCACGTACCCGCTCCGGGTCAGCATGAGCGCACCCCGGCAGATCAACTTCGGTGTGCCCATGGCGATCAACGTGAAGATCGAGAACCACTCCTCGAAGGCCGTGCCGTCGATCAAGATGTCGGGCATCGCCCCGGCCGGCGTTGAGTGGGAGGACGCCCGAGAGCGACAGGTGCCCGAGCTTGGCCCAGGCGAGACCCTCACGGTGCCCTTCACTGCCCGAATCACGCAGGTGAGTCAGCAGCGCAAGAACCGCTTCATGGTGGCTTTTCGCCTCACCTGGCCCGACGGGGACTACGGCAGCGAGTTCCGCAAGGACCTGCCGCGCGTCATCATCGTGATGCAGTACGTGCAGGCCGGCTAGAGCCCAGGGCAGGACCATCGGCACCGACCAGAGGGAGATGGGACGGGGATCATGCTCGTGAAGATCTTCGGCAGGCAGAAGGAGGAGGCTCCACCCACACGGCCCGGTCACGGGGAGTTTGACGGCGTTGCGACGCACTACGACTTCCTGATGCGGCAGGTGCCGTACCG from Armatimonadia bacterium carries:
- a CDS encoding HU family DNA-binding protein, translated to MPKTWNKADLVEAVAEKAELSKKDAGAALDAIIATVTGALKKKDKIQLTGFGSFEVRKRKARKAKNLQTGEEITVPASWVPAFKAGKGLKDSVK
- a CDS encoding aminotransferase class III-fold pyridoxal phosphate-dependent enzyme codes for the protein MPNDLAALTYARYERYLNPGMAALTKFMGVETVEESSEGCYVTGTDGVRYLDCLGGPGVFTMGHRHPKIVEAVQAQAGRMPLGSHFFLDPITAELAERIAQITPGELQYTFFGNSGAEAVEGALKMARGYTKRPRYVAAEGAFHGKTYGALSASGREAYKTPFRPLMEGFTHVPFGDADALAAAVDEQTAAVILEPIQCEAGIRVPPDGYLRAAREICDQHGALLILDEIQTGLGRTGKMWACDWDGIAPDIMTIGKAIGGGVMPLAAFVARPAIWEVFAENPYIHSSTFGGNPLACTAGLKALQVIEEEGLAAKAQERGEQLLAGAQQLGAEFGDIIKEVRGRGLLVGIEFANSDVGGLVIAAMFQYKIIAAFAINNPEVLRLEPPAVITEQEVDYVIDSLRGSLEAAAGLLKSLGE